TCGGTAATCCGTCCCATACTTTTTGGCTTTGACCCAGAAAAAATCCACTACTTTACTTTTTCCACATTACGATTTCTGAATAAGATTCCGGGTGCCAGTTCCGTTTTTAAATCACTATACCAGGTCGATAATAAACGTTTGGAGCGTGAGGTTTTCGGTCTGAAATTTAAAAATCCTGTTGGCCTGGCAGCGGGCTTTGATAAAGACGCCAAATTGTATAAAGAACTTTCAAATCTGGGATTCGGTTTTATTGAAATTGGAACGCTTACGCCAAAAGGACAGGAAGGAAACCCTAAAAAACGTCTTTTCCGACTTAAAGAAGATTCGGCAATTATCAATAGGATGGGTTTTAACAACGGAGGTGTTTTTGAAGCCGTGGAACGATTGAAAAAAAATAACGGTGTTCTGATAGGAGGAAACATTGGAAAGAACAAACTGACTCCAAACGAAGATGCGGTTTCAGATTATGAAATCTGCTTTGATGCTTTGTATGATTACGTTGATTATTTTGTCGTGAATGTAAGTTCGCCTAATACGCCAAACCTGCGTGCCTTGCAGGATAAAGAACCGTTGACCCAATTGTTGCAGACGTTGCAACAAAAAAATACGACAAAGCCAAAACAAAAACCAATTCTGCTGAAAATAGCTCCGGATTTGACAGACGAACAGCTTTTGGATATTGTAGATATTGTAAATGACACCAAGATTGCAGGAGTAATTGCTACCAATACTACTATTTCACGTGAAGGTCTTATATCCGAAAACCAGAAAGAAACAGGTGGTTTGTCAGGCAAGCCGTTGACAAAACGTTCTACAGAAGTTATCCGTTTCCTGTCTGAAAAAAGCAATAAATCGTTTCCTATTATTGGAGTAGGAGGTATTCATTCTGCAGAAGATGCTTTGGAGAAATTGGAAGCCGGTGCCAGTCTGGTACAATTGTATACCGGATTTATTTATGAAGGCCCGGCATTAATCAAAAAAATCAATAAAAAAATACTCAGTAAAAAGTAAGATTATTCCATAATCTGTTAGCATAAAATTAGGAAAAAACGATTTCGTAAAATAGAATTCTTTCCTATCTTTGGATTTCTATGGAACAAGTTAAAATTATAGAATGTCCGAGGGATGCAATGCAAGGAATTAAGGCATTTATCCCTACAGAAAAAAAAGTGGACTATATCCAATCCTTATTGCGTGTTGGTTTTGATACCATAGATTTTGGAAGTTTTGTTTCTCCTAAAGCCATTCCTCAAATGGCTGATACCGCAGAGGTTTTGTCAAAGCTTGACCTTTCGCAAACCAACAGCAAACTTTTGGCTATTATTGCCAATACGCAAGGAGCCGAAATGGCATCAAAACATAAGGAGATACAATATTTAGGCTATCCGTTTTCTATATCAGAGAATTTCCAGATGCGTAATACACATAAAACTATTGCGGAATCGCTGGTGACTTTGCAGGAAATTCTGGATATCGCCAACGCTACAGATAAAGAAGTGGTTGCCTATCTTTCTATGGGATTTGGAAATCCGTATGGCGACCCATGGAATGTGGAAATTGTAGGCGAATGGACAGAAAAATTATCCAATATGGGCGTTAAGATTCTTTCGCTTTCAGATACTGTTGGTTCTTCAACTCCTGAAGTAATCGATTATCTTTTCTCTAATCTGATTCCAAAATACAGGCATATTGAATTTGGAGCCCATCTTCATACAACGCCGGACAAATGGTTTGAAAAAGTAGATGCAGCTTATAAATCAGGATGCCGAAGATTTGACGGTGCCATACAAGGTTTTGGCGGTTGTCCTATGGCAAAAGATGATTTGACAGGCAATATGCCAACAGAAAAAATGCTTTCTTATTTTACGGCAGAAAAGGTGGCCACACACACTAGCCCGATGAGTTTTGAAAGCGCTTATAATGAGGCTACAAAGATTTTTACCGTATATCATTAAATTACGGCTCGAAATTTGATACCTTTATAGCGAGGAATTTTCAAACTTAGAAATAGTTGCCCAGAACCGTTATAAGCTTTCTTATCGTATTCATTTTTCTGGTTTTACCCCAAACCAAAAGCTATTCTTTTAACCTGCAGAAAGATTCTGTTTCTTATTATTTAGCCGAATCAAAAAAAATTGTATACAGTGATTTTAAAGTTGCAGAAAAACTGCTTAAAAAAGCAGAAACTGTTGCTAAAAAATCAAATGACCCTATATTGTTGGCAGATGTGGCCCATAATTATGGCGCCAGCTATTATATGGTAGGTTCCTATGATGTCGCCCTAAAAAAGTTTATGGAGGCTCTTCTGCTGTATGAAGAGAACAATCATACGTTGGGAATTGCCAAATGTCTGATAGGACAAGGACTGATTCAGCAGGGAATTGGCAGAAACGAGGAAGCTATTAAGCTGTTTAGAGACGCCAATATCCTTATCAGCGATTTAAAAGATGCTGTATTGGAGAGCAAAGTGTACTTTAATATAGGAATATCCCAGATTGAGTTGAAAGATTATGAAAGTTCCTATAAGAATTTCCATAAAGCGATGAAACTGGCTGTCAGAAATAAGGATGCAAATATGGAGCATCTTGTTTTTAACAGGCTGGGGAATATCCATTATTTGAAGAATGATTTAGATTCTTCCGTATACTACTATCAAAAAGTAATAACCGATTCTTATCAACCTAATGAATGGGAAAAGTCATTTGCTCTTACGGGGCTTTCGGAAGTTTATATTAAGGAAGGGAATTACAAAAAAGCACAGGAATACGGATTAAAAGGTTTTGAAGCCGCAAAAATAGTACAGGCCAAATGGGATATTGCCCGGGCAGCTGAAATTTTGTCGATTGCCTACAAAAGTGAAAATAACTATGAGATGGCTTTCAAATATCTGGCTATCTGTAAATCATATAACGATTCGTTATTCAACGATACGAAGCTGAAAGAGATTAATCTGCTGCAATTAAAAAGAAAAGAAGCCGAAAACGAAAAGCTGATAGCAAAAAACGAAGCGGCACAGCACAAGCTGAAAAATACGCGATTGTTTTCTGTTTCTGTAATATTATTTATGCTTTATCTCCTGACAATCATATACCAGTATACCAAAAACAGTAAGATTAAAGAAAAGCTGTACAACGAATTGGAGATTAAGAACCGCGATATTGAAAACCAAAAAGTACTTATAACGGCGCAAAACCATAATTTGAGTGAATTGAACCAGACAAAAAACAGGCTGTTTTCGATATTGTCTCATGATTTAAGGTCGCCAATTGCTTCAATCCAACAGGTTTTAGGATTATTGAAAGAAGGAGAAATCAGCAATGAAGAACTAAAGGTTTTGGCTGAACACCTCATTACTCAGGTAGACAGTACTTCTATTATGCTCAATACTATTTTGCATTGGTCAATGACACAGCTTGACGGTGCAAAGATTAATAAAGAAAACATTGATCTGGAAAGTGCCGTTAGGGATTCGATTGCCGCTTTGGAATTAACGGCAAAAGCAAAAGAAATTAATATTGTCCATATCAATTCGCATGAAGATGTTATTATAGATGCAGATAAAGGGCATGTTCATATCATACTCAATAACCTCATATCCAACGCGATTAAGTTTACGCCGCTGGCAGGAACGATTGAAATCAGATATTCTGAGGATGATATTTTCCATAATGTACATATAACCGATTCCGGAGCGGGAATTTCTCAGGTCAAGATTGAAGAAATCCTGAATTTTGATAAAAGGATGGTATCTGAAAAAGGAACCGGATTTGAGGAAGGTACAGGTCTTGGATTGCTTCTCGTAAAGCAGTTCCTATCAGACAATAATGGTAAACTGGATATTGTGTACCATCAAAATCAGGGAACAGAATTTATTGCCGCTTTGCCAAAAGCTAAAAATTTCTAAATAAATATTGAGATTTCCTTTTCTCCTGAAAATTAACTATATTTGCACGCAATTTAACTACAAATTGCAACAATGAAAGCACACTCAACTAAAGTTATTGGAGAAGGTCTTACCTACGATGATGTCCTCCTGATTCCTAATTATTCTGAAGTTTTACCCCGGGAAGTAAGCATTCAATCTAAATTTTCACGCAATATCACATTAAACGTTCCTATTGTTTCCGCAGCAATGGATACGGTTACAGAAAGCGCTATGGCAATTGCAATGGCTCAGGAAGGCGGTATTGGCGTACTGCATAAAAATATGACAATCGACCAGCAGGCTGCTGAGGTAAGAAAAGTAAAAAGAGCCGAGTCAGGAATGATTATCGACCCGGTCACTTTACCTCTGACAGCAACAGTTGGTGATGCAAAACAGGTAATGAGAGAATACAGCATTGGAGGAATTCCTGTTGTAGATGAAAACCAGATACTGAAAGGAATCGTTACCAATCGCGACCTGCGTTTCGAAAAAAATAATTCCCGTTCTATTTTAGAGGTAATGACAACCGAAAAACTGGTTACGGCCGGTGAAGGAACGACGTTGGAGGTTGCAGAAGGAATATTGCAAAAAAATAAAATTGAAAAACTTCCGGTTGTTAATGCTGATTATAAGTTGGTGGGTCTTATTACTTTTAGGGACATTACCAAATTGACACAAAAACCAATCGCTAATAAAGACCGGTTTGGCCGTCTGAGAGTGGCAGCAGCTATTGGTGTTACAGCAGATGCGGTACAAAGAGCGGGTGCTTTAGTAGCTGCCGGAGTTGATGCGGTTATTATCGATACGGCTCACGGACATACAAAAGGTGTGGTGGGAGTTTTGAAAGAGGTAAAGAAGAATTTTCCTGACCTGGATGTGGTTGTTGGTAATATTGCTACGCCGGAAGCTGCAAAATATTTAGTAGAAAATGGAGCGGATGGAATAAAAGTAGGAATTGGCCCAGGTTCTATCTGCACAACCCGTGTGGTAGCAGGTGTTGGATTTCCTCAGTTTTCTGCTGTATTGGAAGTTGCGGCAGCTGTTAAAGGTTCCGGAATTCCGGTAATTGCCGATGGAGGTATCCGCTATACGGGAGATATCCCAAAAGCCATTGCAGCCGGTGCTGATTGTGTAATGTTAGGTTCGCTTTTAGCAGGAACTAAAGAATCTCCGGGTGAAACCA
This portion of the Flavobacterium lindanitolerans genome encodes:
- a CDS encoding quinone-dependent dihydroorotate dehydrogenase → MYKSVIRPILFGFDPEKIHYFTFSTLRFLNKIPGASSVFKSLYQVDNKRLEREVFGLKFKNPVGLAAGFDKDAKLYKELSNLGFGFIEIGTLTPKGQEGNPKKRLFRLKEDSAIINRMGFNNGGVFEAVERLKKNNGVLIGGNIGKNKLTPNEDAVSDYEICFDALYDYVDYFVVNVSSPNTPNLRALQDKEPLTQLLQTLQQKNTTKPKQKPILLKIAPDLTDEQLLDIVDIVNDTKIAGVIATNTTISREGLISENQKETGGLSGKPLTKRSTEVIRFLSEKSNKSFPIIGVGGIHSAEDALEKLEAGASLVQLYTGFIYEGPALIKKINKKILSKK
- a CDS encoding hydroxymethylglutaryl-CoA lyase, yielding MEQVKIIECPRDAMQGIKAFIPTEKKVDYIQSLLRVGFDTIDFGSFVSPKAIPQMADTAEVLSKLDLSQTNSKLLAIIANTQGAEMASKHKEIQYLGYPFSISENFQMRNTHKTIAESLVTLQEILDIANATDKEVVAYLSMGFGNPYGDPWNVEIVGEWTEKLSNMGVKILSLSDTVGSSTPEVIDYLFSNLIPKYRHIEFGAHLHTTPDKWFEKVDAAYKSGCRRFDGAIQGFGGCPMAKDDLTGNMPTEKMLSYFTAEKVATHTSPMSFESAYNEATKIFTVYH
- a CDS encoding tetratricopeptide repeat-containing sensor histidine kinase, giving the protein MPRTVISFLIVFIFLVLPQTKSYSFNLQKDSVSYYLAESKKIVYSDFKVAEKLLKKAETVAKKSNDPILLADVAHNYGASYYMVGSYDVALKKFMEALLLYEENNHTLGIAKCLIGQGLIQQGIGRNEEAIKLFRDANILISDLKDAVLESKVYFNIGISQIELKDYESSYKNFHKAMKLAVRNKDANMEHLVFNRLGNIHYLKNDLDSSVYYYQKVITDSYQPNEWEKSFALTGLSEVYIKEGNYKKAQEYGLKGFEAAKIVQAKWDIARAAEILSIAYKSENNYEMAFKYLAICKSYNDSLFNDTKLKEINLLQLKRKEAENEKLIAKNEAAQHKLKNTRLFSVSVILFMLYLLTIIYQYTKNSKIKEKLYNELEIKNRDIENQKVLITAQNHNLSELNQTKNRLFSILSHDLRSPIASIQQVLGLLKEGEISNEELKVLAEHLITQVDSTSIMLNTILHWSMTQLDGAKINKENIDLESAVRDSIAALELTAKAKEINIVHINSHEDVIIDADKGHVHIILNNLISNAIKFTPLAGTIEIRYSEDDIFHNVHITDSGAGISQVKIEEILNFDKRMVSEKGTGFEEGTGLGLLLVKQFLSDNNGKLDIVYHQNQGTEFIAALPKAKNF
- the guaB gene encoding IMP dehydrogenase, producing the protein MKAHSTKVIGEGLTYDDVLLIPNYSEVLPREVSIQSKFSRNITLNVPIVSAAMDTVTESAMAIAMAQEGGIGVLHKNMTIDQQAAEVRKVKRAESGMIIDPVTLPLTATVGDAKQVMREYSIGGIPVVDENQILKGIVTNRDLRFEKNNSRSILEVMTTEKLVTAGEGTTLEVAEGILQKNKIEKLPVVNADYKLVGLITFRDITKLTQKPIANKDRFGRLRVAAAIGVTADAVQRAGALVAAGVDAVIIDTAHGHTKGVVGVLKEVKKNFPDLDVVVGNIATPEAAKYLVENGADGIKVGIGPGSICTTRVVAGVGFPQFSAVLEVAAAVKGSGIPVIADGGIRYTGDIPKAIAAGADCVMLGSLLAGTKESPGETIIFEGRKFKSYRGMGSVEAMQEGSKDRYFQDVEDDIKKLVPEGIVGRVPYKGELLESMLQFVGGLRAGMGYCGSKDIQTLQETGRFVRITASGIGESHPHNVTITKEAPNYSR